The genomic region AAACCGAGATCATGATTGAGGAGAGTCCCTGCGCGATTCTTGTTGAAAACGCAAAGATGGACATTCTCGCTACGAACAAAACATTCTGCAGGCTGACCGGATATCCCAAAGAAAAAGTCCTCCGGATGAATGTACTCGATTTTAAGGTGATCAAACGGGAGGGTGGATCAGCTTCCGATGCCTTCAGGGACAAACGGGTGGTGCATTCATCCATGACGATCGATGCCCCGGCAGGCATACGGATTCTGGATATCGAGTATATTCCGATTCTTGGAGAGAACCGTCAGGTTGACGAAGTATTCGCGATTATGATCGATCTCACGGAAATCAAACAAAAAATCCAGGAAATTGAAACATTCAAACAAAAAACCGAGCTCATGATCGAGGAGAACCCGTGTGCAATCCTCGTATATGATGATAAACTGAATTTTACCTCGACCAACAAGGCATTCTGCAGACTGACCGGGTACTCAAGGGAAGATATACTCCGGATGAATATCCGGGATATCAAAGTTACGAGCCGGAATGGTGAATCCGCAAGGGATGCGATCGAGAAAAGGCGTGTTACGCATGGCCGCATCACGGTTGAAAATCCTGCCGGAACATCGATTCTGGATACCTATTACATTCCTGTTATCGATGGAACCGGGAAAGTGTACGAAATTTATTCAGTAATGATAGATCTCACGAAAGAATACCGGGTCCAGAATTACATGGAGCACGAGATAAGCGAGATGTCCACGCGATATGAAAAGATTGCAAACGGGGATCTGACCATCCGGTATGATCTTACAAAACCGGATGAGCAGACGCAGGAAGTCTACAACCAGATCTCCAAGCTGCACCTCGCGGTCCGTGCCATTCTCAACAACCTCAGGACCAATATACGGGATGTCAATGCAGGGATGGAGGAACTCGTATCAACAAGCGGGGAAGCAGCCCGGAATCTTGAGGTAGCAACGAGCACTACCGGTGCGGCTGCAGTACAGCTGGGCAGGGTGAGCAAAAACACCGACAAGGTGAGCGACAACATCGAGCAGGTCTTAAAGGCAATGGAGGACATGTCTGCCGCAATTGAGGAAGTGACCTCCAATATGGAGGCTGCATCCCATCTGGCAAAGGAGACCAACGAGCTTTCCAAGAAAGGTGAGGAGAAAGCGGGGAAGGCCGGGGAGAGCATGGGCAGGATAACCGAGTCCTCCCAGAATGTACAGACGATCGTCAACGACATCTCCAAACAGATGAACGAGATCATCAAGATCGTCGGGTTGATCCGCGACCTTGCCAACCAGACCAACCTCCTTGCGCTCAATGCGGCAATCGAGGCTGCCCGGGCCGGCGATGCAGGCCGTGGTTTTGCCGTTGTAGCGGCAGAAGTAAAATCGCTTGCCCAGGAATCGCGGAATTCCGCTGAGAATATTGAAGAGATGATTGCGGGGCTCCGGACAAAATCGCTGGAAGCAACCACGGCAATGGATGAGTCGGCAAAGGCGGTCAAAGTGGGGACCGAGGTGATTGCCGAGACCCTCACCTCATTCAAAGAGATTGTGACCGCGGTAGAGAAGATCACCCATACCAGCGAAGAAGTGGCGAGCGCTGCCGGTGAGCAGGCTGCCACGGTTGAGGAGATCACGGCAAGTGTCCATGAGGTTGCGCAGCTCATGACAGAAACTGCAAAGGAGGCAGGGGATGTCATGACCGGGGCGCATCAGGTATCGGTCATGATTGGCGACATAGGGAAAGTTGTTGATGGTGTAAACCGGATAGCTGCCGAGTCCCTTGCCGCGAACAAAAAATTCAAAGTTGCCTGATGGTGCTGACAATGGCAGCAGCACAAAAGGGTATAAACGCAGCTGATGAGGAAATTGCCCGTCCCGGCAATGTCCAGGTTGTGGAATTTGTCCTTGGAGACGAACATTTTGCCATCGATCTTTTCGATGTGAAGGAGGTAGTGGAGTATACCCGTATAACAAAAATTCCCAACACTCCCTCCTATGTCAAAGGTATCATCGATCTCCGGGGAGAGATTACAACAATCATCGACCTCAAACTCAACATGAACATAACCGAGAAAGAGGAGATATCCGATGAGAACCGGAGAATTATCGTCCTGGATGATACAATCACGCGATCCAAGATCGGGATCATGGTTGATGACGTATCCTCGGTTTCAACGTTCAGCCCATCCCAGGTTGAGAAAACAACTGCCGCAGTGAACAGCGATGACACAAATATCCTCGGAATCATACGCAAGAAGAGCCGGGTCCGCGACAAGGAACACACAGAATTAATTATCTGGATCGATATCCGGCAGATCCTGAATACAACTGATATAGCAAACCTGGCGTAAACCTGGTGAATCGGTGCATCATGACCAGTCATTCATTGTTATCAAAACCCTATATCCCGAATAATGTATTATCTGCAACCGAGACGGGCAGCAACAAACCTGCCCCGGTCTCTGTCCTGTATGTCGATGATGAACCGGAATTCCTGACCCTCTGTAAAATTTTTCTCGAACGTTCGGGGAATTTTGTTGTGGATACCGCGATTTCGCCGACCGTAGCGTTAAAGATGATCCAGTCTTCGGACTATGATGTGATAGTATCAGATTATCAGATGCCGGAAATGAACGGCATTGAGTTTTTTGCAGAAGTAGCAAAGACCCACGGGCATTTGCCCTTTGTTCTTTTCACGGGAAGAGACAGGACTGAAGTAACTTCCCCGTTGTCAGATGTCCTCGTGGATTTTTACCTCCAGAAGAGCGTACATGCCCGCGATATGTTTGTTGCATTGGCTCTGGTAATCAGGAAAGCAGCTGAAAAAAACAGGTGATGAAATGACAAGAGAGACGAATCGTAACACAGGTAACAGCACAAGTTCCTTGAGCAGTCCGGTTTACCGGGATGGACTCCGGGCACAGATTGAACTTCTCGATGAGATCTCACTGAAACTTGACGAGTATTTTATGCTGACACGGTTCAGAGAAAACGATAACGATCGCCGCTGATGCTCGACGTTATGGGTATGAAATGAGGAAAAATTGCTGGCCCGGAGAGGAACAGAGAACCTGATGATCACCCTCTCCATCATCTTACACCGCCGGGCCGGCTCTTTGTCCGGTCTGAAAACAGCAATACTAAACCTCCTCAGAGCAATGTACGTGTCAATGGGATCCTTGATTGTTACCGGGTTCAATGGCGGTTTCGTACAGGCCATAACGGGTATCCCGGATGGGACGAACAAACTTTTTCCATATCGCAGTATCCATCCCGCTGACCCCCATGAAGAGTATCCGTGCCCGGAGTCCGGACTCCGCAAGAGTAAAACCGCGGCCTGAACTGGTAATAACTGGGATCATTTTCTGTGAATAAAACCCGTTTCCCGATTTGAACAGACTCCTGTATTTCTATGATAAAACGCTGTATTGCATCTCTGAAACGGGCTGGAACATCTCCACGCGGGCAGGCAATTCTCGTGGCGGCACTTGTTTTTGCCATAATTTTATTTCCCCTCTGGTGGATGGGAACCGGCTGGCTTTCCGGCCGGTTTATTGCCGATGAGAAAATCTCTGCGCAGCAATATCTTGTCACCGTCAAGGACAATTGCGAAAAAGCGCTTCGCCAGGATTATAACATCCCCGCCCGGCTCTCCGGTTCCATGATGATGAATTCAACGCTGTTGGATTCACAAGAGGATTTTGTTACCTATTCCAGGCAATTTTCCTATGCAACGGAAGTCCGGCATATCTTACTCAAACCAAAGGGGAATGATGCATATGAATATTCGCCCGCTGCAGATGCTGCGACTCCCCAGACACAAAATGAGACTGCCAATATAATGAGACTGGTCTATATCGGCGGGAATTACTGGGGATATGCTCTCATCACGATTGACCTTCCCCACCTTTTACAAAATGCCGATCCCCTGTCCGGAAAATCCGGTCTCGGTTTTATTGTCATGGACCAGAATGGACAGGTGCTCACCGGCGATCCCACGGTGCTGGATCAGGATCCGGTTTTTGCGGATCTCATTATTCCCCCGGATCGTACATGGAAGATGGGTGCAGTTGTTTATGGAGGATGGGAGTCTGCGCTGGAACCCAAACTCACCCGGCTGCGGTATCTGGGCTTTTTGATTATCGTGCTTATCACCCTCCTTATCGGTCTTATAACATATCGCCACGTATCTATGGGCAATCAGATTAGGGAGCGGGAAGCGTCTTTGCTGGAATCAAACGCTCACCTGCGGCGGGAAATTGAGGCGCATAGGGAAGCAGAAAAAGCCCTCAAAATAAGTAAAAAGAAATATTTCACCCTCTTCAACAGCGCCAATGATGCGGTTGTTCTCTGCGCACGAGGGGAAGATCCCCTCTGCTATCCGGTGATCGAGGTCAATGATGGTACGAGCCGGATCATGGGATATTCGCGGGACTTCCTCCTCTCTTGTAATCTCTTTGATAATGTCCTGCCCGGTTCCCGGGAGCGCATACCCCGGATATTCGAAGAGATAGACCGGAACCATCATGCGACATTTGAAATGGATTATCTGGCCTGTGACGGAAGAACCCTCCCACTTGAGATGAACAGCCACCTGTTCACCCTTGAGGGAAATACCGTTCTTTTGACCGTGGCAAGGGATGTATCCGCACGAAAGAAAACTGAAGACGACCTCCGGCAGTCGGTTGCGGAAAAGGATGTACTGCTAAAAGAGGTTCATCACCGGGTGAAGAACAATCTCCAGGTGATCTCAAGCCTGATCGATCTCCAGGCCGGCGCTCTGAGCGATCCTGATGTACAGAATCATTTCCGCGAATGCCAGGATCGGATCCGGTCCATAGCGCTCGTGCACGAGAACCTGTACCAGTCCAAGACTTTTTCCACGATAAAGGCAGAGGATTATATAAAGATGCTTGTTGATCGGCTTGTCCCGTCCTGCAGCGCGTTACCGGGTGTTAATGTCTGTTATGACATTGACGATATCGATATAGACCTGGATACCGCCATTCCCTGTGGACTGATAATCAACGAACTGGTGACGAATGCTCTCAAACATGCCTTCACCGGCAGGGACCGGGGGATTATCCGGATCTGCCTGAAACAGGCACCGGATGATATGCTCACCCTGATTGTCGAAGATGATGGCAAAGGTTTTCCGGAATCGGTCAATTTCCAGGAGACCGAGTCATTCGGGCTCCAGATCGTGACAGCTCTCTCCTGCCAGCTGGATGCAGACCTGTCCATGACGGGCGGGAACGGGACCCGGATAACCCTCAGGTTCTCAAAAATACGCGGAAAAACAGGGGTCTGAAACCATGACGAACATTTCCCTCTTGATCGTAGAAGATGAAGCAATCGTGGCAAAATGGATACAGAAATATCTTGTCGCTTCCGGGTATACGGTAATCGGTTCCGTTGCAACCGGCGCTGAAGCGCTCGAACTGGCTGCAAGTCACCACCCGGACATCATTCTGCTGGATATCCGGCTCAAAGGTCCCCTGGATGGGATCGAAGTTTCCCGTACTGTCCGCGACCGTCTCGGAATTCCCGTCATATTCGTAACGGCATTTGCTGATAATGACACGATCGAGCGTGCGAAGGAGACGGGTCCTTACGGGTATCTCATCAAACCCTTCGATGGGAAATCCCTCTTTTCTGTTGTGGAATCAGCCCGGTTGCGTATCGAGCGGGAAAGAAACGGTGAGATGGAATGATCCCCGGCTGAGCCAACTCCCGGCCCTTTAAGGAATCAGTCCCGTGCAGTAGTCTCCGATGGAGATTTCAATCCGGAGGAACGCCCTGCGAAATACCCTTGCGAAGATCCCTTCCCCAAACCCTCATTCTCCGATGGAGAACGGGACCGGTGTCTGCCCCTGGGGAGATGTCCAGCTATGAATCTTCCCTAATTCCACCTCGTCTTCTGGATCTCCTTTCCGAGTTTCGCGATTCCTTTCCAGCGTTTCCTCTCGGACCGGACGAGACCGATCTCCGCTTTGTCCTGCTCGAACGCAAGTTCCCGCACGAGCCGATGGAAACTTTCCAGCCGGGACGCTGAGAGGATGCCGGCCTTCACGGCCTCCTGCACGGCACAGCCCGGCTCCAGTTCGTGCCGGCAGTCCGAGAACCTGCAGCCCGCCGCCAGCTCCCGGATATCGGAAAACGTGTCGCCAATGCCGGCCGAAGCGGTACCGATGCCCACTTCCCGGATCCCGGGATTATCGATCATGAGCGCACCGCCCTCCAGGACAAAGAGCTGGCGCACAGTCGTTGTATGCCGGCCTTTCCCGTCATCCTCCCGGATGCCTGAGATCTTCTGCATCTCCTGGCCGAGGAGCCGGTTGATCAGGGTGGACTTGCCAACCCCCGATGAACCGATCAGCACGATCGTTCTGCCTGGCCCGAGGTACGGGTCAAGCAGGCCGATCCCCTCGCCGTTCATCGCACTGATGAGAATAACCGGGATGCCGGAGGAGACCGGCACAATCTCCCTGGTGAGCGAGGCGGGATCCTCCGCGAGATCGGATTTGTTGATGACGATCACCGGCCGGGCGCCGGATGCGTGGGCAATCGAAAGGTACCTCTCGATCCTGCGGGCGTTCAGGTCAGGACCGGCAGCGGTCACGATAAAGACCGTGTCTATATTTGCTGCAATGACCTGATCCGTTCCTTCCCGCCCGGCAGCTCCCCGCGTGAACACCGTCTTTTGCGGAAGGATTGCAACGATTGTTATGGATCCGGCTTCCGGCTGGTGAAGCAGCACGACAAAATCCCCCACGGCTGGAAAACGTCCGAGTTTTTTTAAGGCTCCGGAGATCCCGGCAATGACCGGTCCGCTTCCGGTAAAAACTTCCCAGACGGTCTTCTGCCTGCACGCAACGCGACCGGGAATGTACGGGTGTGAAAATTTTCTGAATGCTTCCTTGTGTTCTTCTGTCCAGCCGAGCTGTTCCAGGGTATAAGGATGCGCTTCTTTGCATCCGGGAATGGGTGGGTTCATAAAAAAACCTGAACTTTTGTGATGACAGGTATTTTTTTGCGGACCAAGTGCTTTGTGGTCACGTTCTCCTGATGCGGTTCAGGGTTTATGAAGCCCCCTGCAGTACGGTCAGTGGCGATCCAGCGGTCTGTTCAAAAAAAAGATCGAAATGAAAATTATTTCCCGGTTCCTTTCTCGTATGCGATAATGGCTGCGATCTCATCCTGCAGCAGTGGAATTTTGTTGACAATAATGTCCCAGAGAATTTCCAGGTCAATACCAAAATATCCGTGGATGAGCGCGTCACGGAACCCTGCAATCGATTTCCAGTCTGTTTTGGGATACCGCGATTTTAAGTCTCCGTTCAGGTTTTTCGTTGCCTCTCCGATGATCTCAAAGTTCCGCACAACTGCATCGATACGCATCTGATCGTTTTTGAACTCGTCAAATGGCATCGTGCCGACATAGGACCGGATATTTGCTGCAGCTTCGGAAATATCGTGGAGGTACAGCAACTCGGATCTAGGCATACACGACTTCCTGCAGGATAGGGTCGCGGATGAGCGGCTTGAGTGCGGCGTCCGTTACCAGATCGACTTTTCTTTGGAAGAGATCTTCAAGATAGTATTTCGTCCCCATGAAGTTGTCGAACGTCTTCTTCCCGTCACGGAACGTAACAAGGATGTCGATATCACTTTCCGGCCGTTCCTCTCCGCGTGCGAATGATCCGAAAATCCCGATCTTCGCAACGCAGAACCGCAGTTTTAATTCCGGTTCATGCTCGCGAAGGAGCGTGAGTGCATCCATAGGTCTCTGTATGTGTGTTGTTGGCGTGTTCTGAATATTAATCCATTGACGGTGAGGATATTCTTTTTACAATTCCGGGCAGACGCGGATAGTTTGGTTACGTCCCTGCCCGAGCAAAAAGAGTGCTGTGAACGAAGTCTTATTCTATTAATGGACGAGCAGCGCTTAATGAATACAAAATGTATTCAATTGAGTAAAAAATGTATTCATTTGGGGGAATGCCCCTACCTTTCGATCCGGGAGACCAGCTTACCCCACCACCGCCAGCCATCCCCAGTACACCAGCACCTGCAGCACGGTCAGCGGGAGCCCGACTTTCATGAATTCAAAAAATGTCAGGGTTGCTCCCTGCTTCTCCGCGTTCTGGATGATGATCACGTTGCTTGCAGCCCCGAGGATCGTGAGGTTGCCGGCAATCGTGCTCCCGGCTGCAAGCGCCATGAGCTGGGCTGTTGTTCCTCCAGCCTGCAGAACAAGCGGCTGGAAGAGTGCAACGAACGGGACATTGGAGATGAACTGGCTGATGACGATGCTGGTGCCGAGCAGTGCCGGGATGGAAGAGAGCATCCCTCCGCTCACCAGGGACTGGAAGATGCCGGTCTCCCAGACACTTGCCATCAGGACGAACATGGCTGCAAAGAAGACAAGCGTGCACCAATCGATGGCTTTGATGATGGCAAACCGTTTCTCCGAGAAGATCAGCACGGGCAGGGCGGCACAAATCGCGATGAGCGGCAGGGTCACGAGCATGGACCCGGTGAAGAACGAAGCAAGGATATTGGCAAGCGCGAGCAGCAGGACAATGGCAAGCGATACTTTGGCAAGCAGAGCCAACCGGCGATCCGAGGCTGGGGCAGGTTCTTTTTCATACTCCCGGGGCAGGAACTCTTCGCGGTAGAACCAGCGCAGCACTGCATACGCGATACCGAGACAGATGAGCGTTGGTATGGCCAGGTAGATCGCGAACGTGACAAAGGGCGAGGCCATGCCGGAGTTGATGGCAACAAGCAGGTTCTGCGGGTTGCCGATCGGGCTCATCACGCTGCCGGTGGTGATCGCGAAAGCCAGCGCGAGCAGGAGCAGTTTTTTTGAGATGTGACGGCCCGCGGCCAGGGCCAGGACCAGCGGGGTTCCGATGACGGCGAGCGTATCGTTCATCAGGAGCGCCGAGAGAAGACCCATACCGAAGAGGATGCCCAGGACAACCTGATCCGGATTGTGTGCCCGGGCAAAGAACCGGTGGGCAAGACCGGAGAGGTACCCGCTCGACACGAGCGCCTCCCCGACAACGAACATGCCGAAGAGGAAGAGCAGTACGTCAATATCGATTGCGTGAAGCGCGTCAGGCAGTGCGATCTGCCCGGTGATGAGGACCGCAACGGCTCCGCCAAGCATGATCTGCCAGATCTTCAGCTTGAACCTGCCCACCTGCCGTATTGCGATCAGGATGAATACCAATGCCAGGATGACGACTGCGAGGTACGTATTTTTAGTATTCAGCATACCGGGAGATGAGGATTGGGTTCTCCCTCATCCCGTGAATCAGGAGTGATCCGATCCTCCGTGAGTCAGACTGTTACCATAACTCTCAAATATTCAGCCGGTGGAATTGTTCATATGAAGAGAATATTCCTGTATATCGCAGCAGCACTCATCATAGCAGTACTCTTTTCCGCGGGATGTACATCCCCGGCAGCGCCCGCACCGGCTCCAACCACGGTCGCGACACCGGTTGTTACCGATGCGACACAAGAACCGACCGTAGTTGCAACAACTGCACCCGTTGTTGCAAAAACCACCAGTTCCCTGGTGCCCCAGCCTACGGATGTTGTTCCCGAGATCCAGCAGGTGACTGTCAGCATCGAGAAGGCCGGAACCTACTCAACAACCATCATGACCTCCCTCAATGGCGGCAAAGGACTCATGTCCGTATCCAAAATGGATGTCAAGGTAACCCACCCGGACGGATCCGTTGTCACGGGCAGCATTGACAAGCCCCGCATGGGATCCATTGTGGAGCTCGAAGGCACGAAAGGAAGCGACCGGGCCGAAGTGACCCTGACGATGACCTCCGGCAATGTGTACAAGGTCATCGACCAGCTTGTACCCTACAAGACCCGGAGTTAACCGGGAATAATCCCCGTCTTTTTTTACAAAAAAAATTTATCAAAAAAGAATGCCGCTTCCGGCATGAACGGCCATTGCCCGAATCTCCCGACAGTTATTCCATATGCCGGACTTTCCAGTGCAGGAGAATCCCCATATCCATCCGGTGGACTTCGATGAGATCGAGACGGCAGAATTCCGTCTCCTTTACCATGCCCGGCCCGTCTGCAAGGGTCGGGGCATCCTTTCCCCCGATGACGATATTGCCGATATATGTATAGATCTCATCAACAAGGCCGGCTGAGATCAGGCCGGCGAGAAGGGTTCCGCCTCCCTCCACCATCAGGCGCCGGATTCCCATGGCACCCAGCTGTTCCATGAGCTCTTTGAGATCGACTTCAGTCTCCCCGCTTTCCAGGATTGTTGCATAGGGTTTCAGTTCAGCTACCCGTTTGTCATCGGCCTGCTTCGAGACCGCTATCACCCGTTTCCCCGGGCCTTTGTTCAGGATTGATGCGGCAATGGGAGTCCTTGCCCTGCTGTCCACAACAATCCGGACCGGGTGCTCATCCGTACCCCGGTCCGTCCTGAACCTGCGGCATTCCTCTGATTTTACCGTGAGCGAGGGATCGTCGGCAAGTACGGTGCCGATCCCCACCATGACCGCATCGCACCCGGCCTTGAGCCGGTCAACCCGGGCAAAATCCTGGGTCCCGGAGATCTTTACCTGCCGGCGTTCACGGGTCGAGATCTTTCCGTCGGCGCTCATCGCTGCGTTGATTACCACATACGGCCGCATCCGGTACCGGGTTGCCCTCCCTGTTATATCAAATCACTGATCTGCAGGCTTTTCCCATCCTGGTATATCCCTCTGGCAGACCCGGTGGTTTTTATAGTCAGTCTCCTAATACAATGAATATCGTATGAGCGGTACAACGATATCCGGTGCAACCTTCCGCGGACATGATCTGCGGATCTCCCACACAGATCTGACCCGTTTTTTTGTCATCTTTTCCCTTTCCGTCTGCTGCATAATCATCACCGCGGTCTCGTTCTCCCGGTCCTGGGGGTTCATCAGTTACCCGCTCTTCTTTATGCCGATAATCTATGCCGTCTATTTCTACCCGAAGAACGGGATCTATGTCGCGGCAGTCTGCGGCATTGCCTTCCAGGCCATCGGCTATCTCTTCAATTACCCCGATTACCTGGTGCTTGCAGGGCTGACAACCGAATCGGTCTTTCTGGTACTTGTTTCCGTGGCCGTTGCCTATATTATCGACAGGATCCGGTCCGGGGAGGTCAGGTACCGCTCGGTCTTCGAGCATTCCCAGCTGGGAATTGTCCTCTTCAGCAGAAAGGATCTCTCCGTGATCCAGTCCAATTCCCGGTTCCTGGACATGCTCCATTACGAGGCCTGTGAGATCCAGTCCCGCGATCTCTCCGGCATGCTTCATAATCCCCGCGAGAAGGAACGGTTCCTTGAACGGATCCAGAAGGAGACAACCTCCGAGGACTTCGAGACCCGGTTCTCCACAAAGGAAGGGGATGCCTGCTGGGTGAACCTCTCCTGGAGCGCCATTGATGAGGACACCTTCACCTGCACGGCCATCAACATCAATGGCCGGAAGCTTGCCGAGAAAGCCAACAACGATAATATGATGAAATACCGGCAGCTGACCGAGTACTCCCCCATCTGCATCGTTATTGTCCAGGAGGGAAAGATCCGGTTCTCCAATCCTGCCTTTGGTGCCTTCTCCGGCTTCAAATCCCCCGAGATTGCGGGAACGGATATCCTGCAGCTGATAGATCCCGGCGATCGCGAGCGCTTCTCGGAGTTCATAAAAGCCATAGGAAAGAATCCGCAAAGTCCGGACAAAGCCCGGTTCCTTTTCCTGACAAAGGACAACGAGACGCGGATAGGCTCCCTCTCCACGATAGCGGTGATGCATAGCGGAAAGCCCGCAACCATGATCAATATCGAGGACCTGTCCGAGAAGCAGCGGCTGGAAGAGAAGATCCGGCTGGACAATGAACGCAG from uncultured Methanoregula sp. harbors:
- a CDS encoding methyl-accepting chemotaxis protein is translated as MTENRTGNEKQLQQELKKAEIMFNENPVSIVLYDLDLKITNCNPAFISLTGYSRDRLLAMKVKDFTVVRIDGEGSTEARRSRKRVSGKMTVDFPSGRKIISTHTLPLPDETGEIAGFMGVYTDITETEQKAQEIEAYKQKTEIMIEESPCAILVENAKMDILATNKTFCRLTGYPKEKVLRMNVLDFKVIKREGGSASDAFRDKRVVHSSMTIDAPAGIRILDIEYIPILGENRQVDEVFAIMIDLTEIKQKIQEIETFKQKTELMIEENPCAILVYDDKLNFTSTNKAFCRLTGYSREDILRMNIRDIKVTSRNGESARDAIEKRRVTHGRITVENPAGTSILDTYYIPVIDGTGKVYEIYSVMIDLTKEYRVQNYMEHEISEMSTRYEKIANGDLTIRYDLTKPDEQTQEVYNQISKLHLAVRAILNNLRTNIRDVNAGMEELVSTSGEAARNLEVATSTTGAAAVQLGRVSKNTDKVSDNIEQVLKAMEDMSAAIEEVTSNMEAASHLAKETNELSKKGEEKAGKAGESMGRITESSQNVQTIVNDISKQMNEIIKIVGLIRDLANQTNLLALNAAIEAARAGDAGRGFAVVAAEVKSLAQESRNSAENIEEMIAGLRTKSLEATTAMDESAKAVKVGTEVIAETLTSFKEIVTAVEKITHTSEEVASAAGEQAATVEEITASVHEVAQLMTETAKEAGDVMTGAHQVSVMIGDIGKVVDGVNRIAAESLAANKKFKVA
- a CDS encoding chemotaxis protein CheW, which encodes MAAAQKGINAADEEIARPGNVQVVEFVLGDEHFAIDLFDVKEVVEYTRITKIPNTPSYVKGIIDLRGEITTIIDLKLNMNITEKEEISDENRRIIVLDDTITRSKIGIMVDDVSSVSTFSPSQVEKTTAAVNSDDTNILGIIRKKSRVRDKEHTELIIWIDIRQILNTTDIANLA
- a CDS encoding response regulator codes for the protein MTSHSLLSKPYIPNNVLSATETGSNKPAPVSVLYVDDEPEFLTLCKIFLERSGNFVVDTAISPTVALKMIQSSDYDVIVSDYQMPEMNGIEFFAEVAKTHGHLPFVLFTGRDRTEVTSPLSDVLVDFYLQKSVHARDMFVALALVIRKAAEKNR
- a CDS encoding histidine kinase dimerization/phosphoacceptor domain -containing protein, yielding MIKRCIASLKRAGTSPRGQAILVAALVFAIILFPLWWMGTGWLSGRFIADEKISAQQYLVTVKDNCEKALRQDYNIPARLSGSMMMNSTLLDSQEDFVTYSRQFSYATEVRHILLKPKGNDAYEYSPAADAATPQTQNETANIMRLVYIGGNYWGYALITIDLPHLLQNADPLSGKSGLGFIVMDQNGQVLTGDPTVLDQDPVFADLIIPPDRTWKMGAVVYGGWESALEPKLTRLRYLGFLIIVLITLLIGLITYRHVSMGNQIREREASLLESNAHLRREIEAHREAEKALKISKKKYFTLFNSANDAVVLCARGEDPLCYPVIEVNDGTSRIMGYSRDFLLSCNLFDNVLPGSRERIPRIFEEIDRNHHATFEMDYLACDGRTLPLEMNSHLFTLEGNTVLLTVARDVSARKKTEDDLRQSVAEKDVLLKEVHHRVKNNLQVISSLIDLQAGALSDPDVQNHFRECQDRIRSIALVHENLYQSKTFSTIKAEDYIKMLVDRLVPSCSALPGVNVCYDIDDIDIDLDTAIPCGLIINELVTNALKHAFTGRDRGIIRICLKQAPDDMLTLIVEDDGKGFPESVNFQETESFGLQIVTALSCQLDADLSMTGGNGTRITLRFSKIRGKTGV
- a CDS encoding response regulator, producing MTNISLLIVEDEAIVAKWIQKYLVASGYTVIGSVATGAEALELAASHHPDIILLDIRLKGPLDGIEVSRTVRDRLGIPVIFVTAFADNDTIERAKETGPYGYLIKPFDGKSLFSVVESARLRIERERNGEME
- the rsgA gene encoding ribosome small subunit-dependent GTPase A, with protein sequence MNPPIPGCKEAHPYTLEQLGWTEEHKEAFRKFSHPYIPGRVACRQKTVWEVFTGSGPVIAGISGALKKLGRFPAVGDFVVLLHQPEAGSITIVAILPQKTVFTRGAAGREGTDQVIAANIDTVFIVTAAGPDLNARRIERYLSIAHASGARPVIVINKSDLAEDPASLTREIVPVSSGIPVILISAMNGEGIGLLDPYLGPGRTIVLIGSSGVGKSTLINRLLGQEMQKISGIREDDGKGRHTTTVRQLFVLEGGALMIDNPGIREVGIGTASAGIGDTFSDIRELAAGCRFSDCRHELEPGCAVQEAVKAGILSASRLESFHRLVRELAFEQDKAEIGLVRSERKRWKGIAKLGKEIQKTRWN
- a CDS encoding DUF86 domain-containing protein, whose amino-acid sequence is MPRSELLYLHDISEAAANIRSYVGTMPFDEFKNDQMRIDAVVRNFEIIGEATKNLNGDLKSRYPKTDWKSIAGFRDALIHGYFGIDLEILWDIIVNKIPLLQDEIAAIIAYEKGTGK
- a CDS encoding nucleotidyltransferase family protein, which gives rise to MDALTLLREHEPELKLRFCVAKIGIFGSFARGEERPESDIDILVTFRDGKKTFDNFMGTKYYLEDLFQRKVDLVTDAALKPLIRDPILQEVVYA
- a CDS encoding SLC13 family permease; translated protein: MLNTKNTYLAVVILALVFILIAIRQVGRFKLKIWQIMLGGAVAVLITGQIALPDALHAIDIDVLLFLFGMFVVGEALVSSGYLSGLAHRFFARAHNPDQVVLGILFGMGLLSALLMNDTLAVIGTPLVLALAAGRHISKKLLLLALAFAITTGSVMSPIGNPQNLLVAINSGMASPFVTFAIYLAIPTLICLGIAYAVLRWFYREEFLPREYEKEPAPASDRRLALLAKVSLAIVLLLALANILASFFTGSMLVTLPLIAICAALPVLIFSEKRFAIIKAIDWCTLVFFAAMFVLMASVWETGIFQSLVSGGMLSSIPALLGTSIVISQFISNVPFVALFQPLVLQAGGTTAQLMALAAGSTIAGNLTILGAASNVIIIQNAEKQGATLTFFEFMKVGLPLTVLQVLVYWGWLAVVG
- a CDS encoding 2,5-diamino-6-(ribosylamino)-4(3H)-pyrimidinone 5'-phosphate reductase: MRPYVVINAAMSADGKISTRERRQVKISGTQDFARVDRLKAGCDAVMVGIGTVLADDPSLTVKSEECRRFRTDRGTDEHPVRIVVDSRARTPIAASILNKGPGKRVIAVSKQADDKRVAELKPYATILESGETEVDLKELMEQLGAMGIRRLMVEGGGTLLAGLISAGLVDEIYTYIGNIVIGGKDAPTLADGPGMVKETEFCRLDLIEVHRMDMGILLHWKVRHME